The sequence actagtgtttctaaatcgctagattctaaaacagtattctcagggtaaactctttcctctaaaccatcatcacaatcatataaaggattatcagagaaaggctcataaactaaggttttaatcatagttacctcctccgattcactgataggcacatcaaataatgattatccaacatactgcgggataaaggatcatgaactacatcgtctaaaacggtggtatatCTAGTCAAAtacacatccttttgaataggtgaataattattaaaattatttggatttgtattagaaacaacactatcattataaagctcaatcggagtaacaaattcctgatcactatgcctacatatttcatgttcttcatcaatactatcctcatcataatcatcactataataacattaaaatgatcgaaccttatcaaaacaagtagtgttaccaattctaacctcgtcctctaaattaggaaaatattcactattgatatcaagggtagaattagaaaccctattttggaaatttagattatttcgagcagcattagccaactgttcattttctgcctctagacgtgcctgaatttcactgagcataacacttatacgttcaccattctcatttatcatctcagaatatcgtgtacactcttcttttgaactattcattgcaactaaacgtttatacgtcctttcaatccgttgttgggtctcttctagagatggaacaggttcagaaatatcataatcaggactagtttccaaaaacgagtaaccagtactacagtgttcctgattttcttgctcgtaagaccaattcgcgtgtggatagtaattgggctcaccatggtatgaaccataaccttgaaaaggttggcgttcccaactactattcccaccatggtcataaaaaggatgatgcccatattcaaattcaggtcgatactcattgtattggcttctatcataccagttcgacattcttaattgcaagggaattctacacaatcacaaacaaggctgactcgaccaaatcaaacctatagaatctagcaaacaaaaagcatgatggatccacttagattttttctagaccagcttctattccttcgaaaaggaattcgttacaatttgagcacacccttctggaatcaatccgagctaatgtaagttgaatcgaggcgagggaagctcagtggagctttgatacccaaggcctcaccgctatcacaaggcggcgcagtcacgcattcaacttacagaaaccatcaagaactttgaagaatgcttaaaagagtaaccaatatttttcgaaagattttcctaccaagctcgttaccctatcggtctcgttctaatcagattttaagcttgggttcgcgttaggtttcgtttacctaaggcgggcaagaagggagcggtgatgaaatctgaacccttatcttgtattggccaggccttgccctttactaggaatttaaaaacagtccaaattcttcctcaatcaatgaatcaccttaaggaatacaataacccgcttacaggagattcgcgagtgtttcgatggacttacctctcgtaccagacgggggatgaaccgttgaattcgactcgggccacgactcctatgtcgtgtgcgaacccgaggggccgagacgatataataatcgtcgtccttccctgcacacagtttatatataattttttttatataacccttccgtagggtttaaaattaaaataaattatccaaagtccagtccaatgaaaagaaatacaaaaaataataataataattacaaaaaaaatggaaagtctcttaaaaaaaataaaataaaataatagttctctctcattttttgttttttttttctctttttttctttatttttttgctttgtcttttttccttctcttttagctttaagctttgattccaaggtctttagattccaacttcaaacctgtaatacaaagacacaaccaaagagatgtATAAAGAACAAAtcgaataataataaaaacctaaaaattctacctaacacaaatccgcgtcggcgacgccaaaatgatatgaagtttttgagagtcgttgttgtaaataggattcgtttcagacttgtgaaggaaatgaaatttttagatttaataaaaatatatatacaaaaatattaacaatgggcgagaggtactgggactaaggatttagccgaattcactacacagggttcattcatatattctttgacaatttaaaactcaataaaattaacatggactctgattttgccaagatagattctcaaaacatcgattgtaagtcctaagcatgatgtatcaaaacacctaagctaagcatacatcatcaaattaaaaaacaaccaattaattcaaatcatatttcaattttaaattaatgcaaaagtcataaaaaagaataaaataaatttacccgtgtatgaaattcaccctcctccgtcgtcctagtgttgggtttagctcatcatgataaaaacacgctcaaaatatttatttattgctcaaatggtgtttacaatgaagagaaaaggagaaaatggtgtaaaactgtaatctgcgacgcacaaaaagcgtcacagaatgaaccataaaacacaagtgctgctgatgtttagactgcactgcgacccacggttgtgcgtcttagacactgttgataaaccactgtccttgcgagtccgttcttcgtgttcttggtgttcttcatcatcagcagcagcagaaacagagtttcatcaactcttgatttctgcttctctggaccttctctcgaccccaaactctcgacacccattctctgtgataccagaaatctatttatactcctcagcctcatttaatcacgccataactcaagataattctctctttactcggcttaaagagaaaatattttttttggatattttcttcctttaattagctctccacgtgctgaaatgatgtataaacactccaaacatgatcttacacgctgtagaattgattcaacactctccaaacacatgagtacacgtctaaatttgatgtgatcgtgtgatattcatttcttgaacgtgcttcctgatttcttgattgcgatgattccatcCAATtgtgatcgatcctaacacccaaaatgtcttcctctatccatatcacaaatacccattgaaaatcagaggtttaatcgaactctaacccctccaaaaatcgatcgacccaactgccagtgagaagaaatattttcccgcctttttccaaaatttgaattatgagaagaaaagtgtcctccccctaatcttgtacgggtgtccctttagcaattggggtggaaatagtaattttggggtggaaataataatttttctgggttcctccggtacatttctgggacgcttccggtgcatttctgaggtgcctccggtacattatcctggggtgtaaaacactacttttcgagctcatttcgccgcaaaggcttatttctctaaaaacatctacaaaaacacaaaataacacaataagtacttaatcgagtctaacaatacagaatattgagaacaaaatagacacataaatgtgtctatcacaaacGCACCAAAGAGAATCGGACATGAAAATCCTACGACAACCCTTGGATGAATTACAGGAATGGGAGAAACCCGtctacaaaatatggaagaatgAGATTTTGTCTCGTCATGGATTGCCACTTATCCCCTAAAGTAATATAATAgtaatttcaatgtactttttttatgttttaagttatttagaagtaggatttcaatttcaatgtactttttttatgttttaagttattttaattttaatgtatttttttaatttcttcaaaaaacatTGTAACCTTGTTTATGCAATGCAATTAAAAATTTCCCTTTACTTTGGTAAATTCTAAAATTTGAAacaaacaaccattggaacaaatTGGCAAACATATAGAAAATGAAATTATGGAAAAAATAGCCGTTGGAGGAAAAAAAGAGTCAAGTTGAATGGTGCAGCGTCGACTTGTAACGCTGAATGGAACAGCGTCGAGAGGAGCGCTGAATTGTTCAGCGTTGATACCCTGGAATATTCGAATAACGTTGACCCGTTCAGCGTTTGGACCACTTTTTGAGCGTTGAactattcagcgtttcaatctcgctgttagttgaactgcgagcaaatgctaggagagagaaatatCCAGAAggagtgttaacttttttcccacactttttttcttgatttgcaacattttttggcaaatctagcagttcaatctagcccataggggttagcctaagcCCTATGGCTGGTTCCTATGGGGGTGGCAAATCCACCCATATGTCAGGCTAGAAAACTGGTCGCGCTTCTATGATCTAGTCTCTATCGAGCGGTTCGGACTACACCGCTAGCAGTCGAGTCTCTACCGCCAGCGACATCAACTCGACCGCCCGGGTATGAATCATTAGTTTGAATCGTGGTTTAATGTAATTgcacttttgtttgataaataaaaATCTTCTTTTAAAGTTTTCTATTTAAGTTAAAATTAAGAACTTAAAACATATAAATTAGATTAAATTTGGGCAacacttttaagatttcataacaacttcCATATCGGAACTCCTTTCCGTTGTCACAGAGCCACTCTGCACGACACCTTTGTTTAATGTCCAGTAAGGTTTCACCACTTCTCATGTTTCGAGTCGCTTCCCTTATCATAGAAATATACTTTTAACATTGGAGAACCGAGCACTCAACAACATCAAATCATGATTGTTGAGGCTCGttgtttttcttcaaatttctGTAAAACGCGTCCCCAAAATGGAATGGCATGTAATGCGCCATCAACGATTGGATTCTTAGTGAAGAAAACATAATTCATGCAAATGCATTCATTttctaatatactaaaactgCGCTGATATGCAGCTCATGTACTTCTTGCTCTTCTAATTTTATTTTGCACATTAGCTCAGTgttcaactcattgattttcgaCAGCATGTTGCTCTTCTGTGAACCGAGTCATGTTCATGTTTTGAGAAATTGGAAAAGCTAAGAAAAtaggaagaaggtgtgagttgaaataaaattagaattgggtatttatagacggaTGAATTTATGTCTGTTGTATTGGATCTAGTGGATGGTCTAGTTTCTACCGAGCGGTCGAGTCTCAGCCGCTACTGGTCTAAACTAGACCATTCGGTGTAGTCTTGACCGAGCGGTCGAGTGTAGAAACAtgacctggcctggctaagtggcaaatttttccatgcccatagtgggtgcaaaagtggAAAACTCATGGCTTTGCCATGCCCATAGAAACCGGCATAATAGAGCATGTTATGCCTATTCATATGCACATGTCAAACAATGTTGTCCCTTTAGCACCCACTACGGGTATGGCAAAGGGGCAAGCGTATGTGCCAAAGTGTCAAATATACCACTTAGGCACATAAGATGGAGTTTCCATTGAGCGATATAATCTTCATCGCTCTATGGTCTTAACATCGCTCGTTGGTCTGTCCAGCGCCATCGCTAGTCATGTTGTCGCTCGTTGACTAGATCATCGCTCATCAGTTTCTCATTTTACGACTACAATTTCCCGTTATATAAATACCCgaattcaaattcatttcaactcgcaccagaatttctaaatctctctagaatttctttATATCTCTAGAATTTCTTATCTAAAACAAGATTAACTAATCACACATTCTCTACACTTCTTAGTTTCTTAAttttttgtaatatggattcacaatGTCAAAGTCAAGGAAACGGTAAAGGTAAAAAGTTCAAAGTTCTGGTGCAAAAATTCAACATTACAGAAGATGAGTGtatttgtcgtaattatgtttattttacccAAGATTCTATCAATGGTGCACAACTGCATGGTAACACTATGTGGGATGACAAATTTCTGAGATATCAAGAACAAAACATGAACATCAATGATCGTGATGCAACTGGGTTGACGCAACGTTTCATTGTAATCAATGTGGAAGTCGCCTCTTATGTTGCATTaataatgcaagccaagagaggTCGTGAAAGTGGTCTTGTGGATGGTGGGGTTGAAACACTGGTTCGTACAGAATGGCAgcataaaaatgagaaaaatctCCAATTCGAAAGTTGTTAGAAAGACTGGTTCGTACAGAATGGCAgcataaaaatgagaaaaatctccaatttgaaagtTGCTATCATATTTTaaaggtgttgaacaaatataatccaggCGTATTAGCATTTAATCAATAAGTACCTGAAAGGTCACGTAcaattcttctccctcaacaccaaattcttcaccatcttcaccatgtccatcaaattcttcaccgGATACCCCAAGAAACCCAAATGTCAACTTAGATGCTAATAAAAAACTTATGGGAagagtttatggaacatcagaagatcgtcgagaagcaaagagcggttgacaggaaatttcaaaacagggAGACGAAAAAGAAGtcatctttctcaagaaaaatttgttaacgactatgacaagcataacattcttcaagataacacttcaattatgaaccCCGAGCAAAAACATGTGTGGCAAATCGAATTTGACATGCTACAAGCACAGATTGAACAACAAATTGAATTTAATAAAAACCAAGCTGGTGATGATGAGTTCGATTTAATAATACCTATAGATAATTAATgtattgattttagtttttatttgaaATGTTGAATTTTAATTTGAAATGTCGAATCTTAATTTGAAATGTTCTTGCATTCTACTTAATAGTTTATCTCATTAATTTAGTATTGAATAAAAAACTACAAACAAACTGACAATTAAATGTTTAAAATGATACATAAAATAAAACTTAATAATTACGACCACCGGCTCTTCCATACTCTTCCAAAAGATTCATTCTCAGATATTCTCTTAATATGTCATACAGATTCTGGTTTTGAATCACATAGTTTCTTGCAGGAACGCCTCTATGTGGTTGACTGTCAGGCCTCAAATCTTCATATTCATAGTTAGTCCACTCCTTTTCATgacgggtttcctgaattaccatgcTATGTAGAATTATGCACGTGAGCATAATCTTATGCATTTCACGAGGACTTAAACTACGATATGACCCACCAACGATAgcgaacttcctcttcaaaattccagAAGACCATTCCACATCCCTCCTCAACACAATTTTTCGTTCGTTAAAATGCCGGTATGAATTACCCAATGCACCGGCAGGGAGCTGACGGTAATGTTGAACTAAGGTTAACCATTTTGGATAGATGCCATCCGCAAGATAATACCCATGAGTGTATTGATCGTCGTTGATTTTGGAACAGACTTTGGGACAAATTCCATAATTTATATCTTCAAACGGATgcgacttgtgcaaaacattaaAATCATTTTTGTGAACCTGGAAGACCGAAAAAATCgtgtcatatccaacaatcataagaagcagcagctTCGAGGATAACAGTTGGTTTCGGGTAATGACCTTTATATTGACCAGCCCAATAAACAAGTCATCCCTTCTATACACAATGCATGcaatcaagactacctagcattctaTGAATCTCATATCATGgttttcctttaatatttgtctaacatcttccTCGGTTGGTGTTTGTAAAtacgttggaccaaaatgattattATTACTTCGCAAAACAATGAAAGATAAGTGAATAAAGTTGTTTTGACCATACGAAGGTACACATCGCTCGTATCCACTGGTTTTCCATAACCTAGAATTCATATagccgaagtaactttttgttcagaactatgacctctaatatttaGTGCATCaaaatgataattaaattgaggttataCTCGACAAAGCTCATCAATAATATTTTTCACCAGGTGCCGAGGCATGCGTAATTGATGTTGGAAATCTTGATCAGAAtacacacaattgggaagaaaaaACTGTGCATCAGCTTCTAATGGTAAAATTCCCTCACTcgatacgtatatcttcttgagaatacttctttTGGCTCTGGAAGTATCGGTATTTGTCCCAAATATACGAGCATCAGAGTGTCGATTAGTTGtttatcttcagcttcctcatcatcaagttgttGCAACCTCCGTTGATGCATTTCTTGTTGTAATATGAATCGATTCATAATAACATTCCTCTCTTCAATAGATCTCaccattgatgattatgaaatgtAAAATTGAGAATACAAATAAAGAAATTTGTAAAATATATGTAGAATTAGGTGTGAGTAATTTGAAGAACTACAGAGGCGTATATATAGGAACCAGCGGGGGGAAATAGTCGTTACAAAATAATCGTTGAACGATATTGAAACGACCGAGCGATGGATACTATGACGCCAACGATATCATTAATATCGCTCGCTAGGAATTCTATCATCCAGTTGCTTTCTCATAGTGGTGCAACTCATTTTCCATGCCACCAGGTATGTCAAACAAGGTTTTTTGACCTAGTGCCTAGGAATAGGCCTGACGGGTTAGATAAATTTGTCAGGAATGCATTTATTCCAGATTTCACGAAACCTACTTCCTATATATAACCAAGGAAAAGTGAAATTATTATTCGGTAGTCAGTACCACGTCCAATACCTATGAGCTATTAAGTTTGACATAAGATATACGTAAAGACGACGTTTTCATGACCGAATCGGATTATCACGGGGTCCATATTTTCAAATGAAAGAAGAAACATCCCACGAACAACACCAAAGTTGCCTCTTAAATACATTTTTGAGTCTTATGGTATTCAGTTTGGGACCCACAGTTCCTCAAAAAGATTCAACATTTCTCTTTCGGGATTTATTTAGGGGTTAAATTGTTTTGGTGTTAATTTTTTTGTGCATTCGAAACCATTGTTTTCACATTTAGTTTCTAGAAGAATTAGGTGCACACATCTATCCTTTTCACTAATCCACATAGTTGGATAAAAATAGAAATCACCACCTCTCATGGATTAATTAGTTATTGGTTGTTTAAATTTTTTGAAACTATGAACAAGATCTATATCGTTCTCTATTCAAAATAATCTTGATCTCTACTGGAGACAGTGTATGGATTGGCTATGGAGCTTCTTTTTGACTTCAGGTAGGCTTTTATACATGAGGAGGATCCATGGACAATCTTATAGGGACACTATCTTACAAGATCTACAGCAAAAAAATTTAAAGTATAAACAATAATGAATTCGAAGCCAATACTTTGGTGATATGTTTTTCCAATGAAACTCCACAATCCTACAAAGAAATAAacacaattcgagatgtataGCGCCAACATctaccattttgaaaatcaactgTTTATTAATGGTCGAAATTAAAActggtagatggtgaggtttggtaTCTCGAATTGCTCATATTTTTGGTAGTTTAATAAAAGGAACGTATCACCAAAATACCAGCTTCAAATTCATTAACGTTTGGAATCTAGAGAAGAATTGGTGCAGATCTTGTAATATAAGTATCTAAATAAGTTAAGATTGTCCATGAATCCTCCCTCAATATACATTCTGAAAAAACATATGTTTGATAACTTCCAAAGTTCATTGAGAATGAATAGGCAATGGCCAGAGTTTGTTGTACTGAATGAACTCGGCTTCATaatgaaaaaaattataattatagTCTATATTTGAACTGCCAGCTCTCATGAACGATTGAGTTTTTTCTTAATGCATTAACTTTTTGAGCTTACTCTCAGGATCATTGACAATCATTTCTCCAGAAAAACATCGTAAACAAATAATCTTGGGAAATTTCCAATCTCACTAGCATCTCATCAGTTCAAACTATTAGCTTCTTCATCATtactagtgttagagcactgctcagtcgaactcgcgaGCGCTGCtaactcaagcttgtttgtcaaatttagttgatcaaaactatagtcttgatttctagtctacttataggagtttcggactaggataaattgtgtagttgagctttaaacttcacggcgcttacaactgaagacgaagatctatttaagaactcggaggaacttcatcgacaaaaggaatgtggagactaaaacttatctatcactcaaaagtctattatattatatctcctgttaagacaaaagtcgtattgcgatataaactttcatatcatacacatttgttatttcgagcttagtataactcacttatctatttctcgaaatatgtgttggtagatttttgctttagctacattcatcattattcttgatgagtttagttggaaataatttttttgttggaaactaaataataagtcaaaagatgatcatgtggaaattgccttgtgATGCAGTTTTTACAGTGATAAGTAGAGggattcgattctcggacttgggaagttgttgattttagacttaataaaagaaaacacGAAAACTAGCAAAAAATATGTAAACAAAGGTAATAGGAttaccgggactcaggatttcactgtttctCATACTCATGTGGTTCAGAAATTAGTCCTAGGATAATTATGgctcaaataataaaatttattaactcttaatatttgccaagatagatttttgaaagcaatgactgtaaatctaaagcataggACATCAAATAATTTAATAagaatgacccatcaattgaaataacaatcattcaataaaagtcataaaacaattaataaacaaTGCAAAaggtaattaagaatcaattCAAGTCACCACATaaatgaaatccagcttcctcctttttcccagtgatggggtttagctcatcatgataacaacacactcaaaacaatatttcatagctctaaaaggtgtttttattgaagaaattgtatAAGACATAGATTAATGATGTTACAGACGTCACTGTTACAAGCCGGGTGTTGCAATTAAATCTAACTGTTACAAAGATACTATCTCAGACAATGTTCAACAGCGACAGTTATTTtgtgtttgttcttcgtgttcttcagaacgaCACTTCTATGGTGTCGTCTGCAACTTCTCCTTCTTATTCTCTGTTGCTATTACAGAATCGCTCTGCAGCGATTTTTGATGCTCTGCATTACCCCTAACTCTCGATAGCCGTCTCTGACCCCAAAGAAACTCTTTTATACCCAACTGCACCGTAATAACTCCCAAAATCTCTTGCAttaatccgagaatattttcttttatcgGGAATAAAACTCTGTCATATTTATACGATTCTTTCCCTTTTTTATATCCTTCACGAGTCTTTTTTGTCTCAGCACACTCCATATACGGTTCATACACCTTTAATCTTCACTACAACGCACGAAACTACAACAAATCCCGTGTATATCTTCTCCGTGAATACACGTCCCCTGTTTTCCTCCCATCGACGATCCAGCCCAAGTTAATCGAATCATAAGGACTTACCAGTTCTGTTTAGATCAAACAGGACCAAACCAATCAGTTCCAGTGATTAAGTCTCATCAAACCCATTCCAAAATCCATACAAAACATTCCGGAGCAAAGTAAACCCGAGACTGATATTTGTACAATTGATGATTATCCAGCCCATTCTAAGAGAATCTgagaccattaccagccctgtctcgtcattaagaacaaacccaattAATTTGATCGATCGAGTCTTCCTCTAACACTCCAATATTAAACCCTAACGTTTTCCGGTGACTGCAACCATTTGTttttgattatccagccaaagttAACTAATTCTGAAGCTTACTTCATCTATGTATTGATGAATCAAAGCTTCCCCATGAAATCCAGCGATTTAGTCTCACTCAAACACCTCtaattctcaaaccctaattctgacagttttgaaacatgttttcccgccaaattccatatTTAAATTGTTGAagatggttaccccttatccaacagctagGGGTGACGAtagtaactgggtgccccttatccattttgggggtgcctttagcaaattCCCCGCGGGTGTTCAAATAACAACTTTTAGAGCAAATTTCTCCATAAGAACTTATTTCtcccaaaacacctacaaatacataaaataaacaaataagtacaaaatcgagcactaacaatacacataatagatatcaaaatagacacataaatgtgtctatcaaatacccccaaacttattatttgcttgtcccgagaaaatctaatctagaaaatgaaatcctaactcactgtcgcaggcatcgcggttgcacttagcatgtac comes from Papaver somniferum cultivar HN1 chromosome 7, ASM357369v1, whole genome shotgun sequence and encodes:
- the LOC113295749 gene encoding uncharacterized protein LOC113295749; translation: MVRSIEERNVIMNRFILQQEMHQRRLQQLDDEEAEDKQLIDTLMLVHKNDFNVLHKSHPFEDINYGICPKVCSKINDDQYTHGYYLADGIYPKWLTLVQHYRQLPAGALGNSYRHFNERKIVLRRDVEWSSGILKRKFAIVGGSYRSLSPREMHKIMLTCIILHSMVIQETRHEKEWTNYEYEDLRPDSQPHRGVPARNYVIQNQNLYDILREYLRMNLLEEYGRAGGRNY